The sequence ATTGGAGCAACAACTCGGCTTGGGTTACTTTCTGCACCTCTTAGGGATCGTTTTGGAATTCCTTTGCACCTTGAGTTTTATTCTTTTGAGGAATTGGTTAATATTATAAGAAGAGGTGCGAGAGTCCTTTCTGCTGAAATTGAAGAAAGTGCTGCACAGGAAATTGCCTGCCGTGCTCGTGGCACTCCAAGAATTGCTTTAAGGTTACTGAGGAGAATAAGGGATTTCGTTGAAGCCGAAGATGACAAAAAAATTACTTATGAAGTCGCTGATTCTGCTTTGCTAAAATTAGGTGTGGACAAAATGGGGCTTAATAAACTTGATATGCATTACTTGAAATTTCTATTCAACACTTCTGGCCCTGTTGGAATTGACACTATATCGATTGCTCTCTCCGAAGATGTAGGCAACATTGAGGAAACAGTGGAGCCATATCTGATCAAAATCAGCTTCGTAAAGCGGACATCACGTGGGCGTGTGCTCACTGATCAGGCAAGAGAGTATTTAAATCTTCAATTTTCATAATATAGCTAACCGATGGTAGTGTAAAGGTCAACTAATTCATTGACAAATTTTGCAAAAAGCTCAAAGGAGTAATACCTCCAAGAGCTTGATGCGGCCTGTGTTCATTGTAATAAATTAAATATCTAAACAATTCATCCTTAAATTCTTGAACGGTCTCAAACGTTGTTCCCTCAATCAAATCATCATTTAAAGTCCGCCAAAAGCGCTCTACTTTGCCATTTGTTTGTGGTCTATATGGCCTTGTATATAAATGCTTTAAGCCAATTTCAACTAACATTCTTTCAAATGGATGTCCATCCAAATTACTTCTTGATGCAAACTCTGGTCCATTGTCTGTCATTACTTCTTTGAACTGAATACTGTAACTTTGCTTTATATAATTAAAACATCTGAGCACTGCAAACATTACATTCAGACTCTGAATATTTTCTAAAACTTCTGCCCATGCTATACGGCTTGCATCGTCTATTACACACACTAAATAGTATCTTTTGCTCTCATTTATTATCATATCTTTACTCAGATAATGACAGTCTATATGTGCCAATTCTCCAGCTTTTTCCCTGATTATCTTTCTCTTCACCTCTTTTTCTTTTGTGCTCAACTTATTCATGCCGGCTCTCTTAATAATATTATATATACCAGATGGAGAAGGTGTTTTGTTGCCCAACTTTTTTGCTAGTATAGCACAAATTTCATATTTATTTATCCCTTTTTTCCGCTCCTCTATAACTGCTTTTTCTATTTCAATATCTGTTCTTCTACTTTCCCATCTTGGACCTCTTTTTCTTGGTAAAAACTCTTTTTCTAATCCGCTATTTCTATACCTATTATAATATTTACAGAATGTTTGTCTGTTGATTCCATTAGCGTGATAAAAATCGCCTACAAATCTATAAAATGGATGCTTTTTTGCCTTTGTTTGCTCATATTCTTTGATCAAAAATCTCCATTTACTTTGGTAATTTCTCTCTAAAGTTTTATCTTCTGTGTTTCTTCTCATACCTAACTCCCTCAAAAATGTTTCTTTTATCTTAACATTTTTGTCATCGAATTAGTTGACCTTTACAGGATGACAGGAGGAGTGCTAATGAAATGACACCAAAGGTTGATGTTTTTGGTTTACTTTCTCGCTAAATTAGACGTTCGTACAGCTGTGTGCGTGACACTGGGATCCAGGAATTTTTTTTACACTGGATCCTATGATCAAGTCATAGGATGACAGAAAAAATGGTAAACCTTGCATATTTTGGTAAGAAAGCTCATCTGCCACTTGAACCAAAACCGCCTTCATTGCGATCAGTTTCTTCTGTGCAGAATTCTTCTGTTTCACTCCAGAGTACCTGAGGTATAGGAGCAATCAGAATTTGTGCAATTCTATCTCCTCTTTTTATCTCATATGGCTGGTTACTTAGATTAATTAGACAAATTTTGACCTCTCCACGGTAATCAGAGTCTATAGTGCCAGGAGAATTTAAAACAGTAATCCCATGCTTTGCAGCAAGACCAGAACGTGGACGGATTTGTCCCTCAAAACCATCTGGTATTGCAATCACAATTCCAGTTGGAATAAGCAGCTTTTCTAATGAAGCTAAAATAACGGAGCTGCTTACTGCAGCGTAAAGATCCATACCGGCGCTCTGCATAGTTGCATAACATGGTAAAGGTAGGCCTTCTCCGTGTGATAATTTTTTTATTTCTACTTTTACTTTACTTCTTTCCACTACGATTTACCGACTGTAAAAACTTGATTATAACATATCTTCAAAAGAAGTAATTAATATAAGGAATTAGAGCAAGAAAAAATATACAATTACTATATAACACCTCCAAAGGCTGTATGTTTAAATGGAATGAAGACAATATCGTCGATGCCACTTGTGGCAGAAAAGTAGGCTGCTGTAATTCAATTTGTAGTTCAAATATTTCAACAGATACAAGGGATATAAAAAAATGTGACTTATTTATCGCACTCAAGGGAAAGAGTTTTAATGGCCATGATTTTCTGCATGAAGCTTTTTTAAAAGGGGCTGTTGCAGCGATAGTAAGTGAGGATACATATAAAGATCTCCCTATTATTGTTGTGGAAGATACATTAAAAGCTTTGCATGATATGGCATCATATTATATCAGAAATGTTCTTGGCTCTGCTAAAGTGATTGCAATCACAGGAAGTGTTGGAAAAACCACCACGAAGGATATACTGCATACTGTTTTATCACAATATGGCATATCTCATGTAAATGATGGCAATTTAAATAATAATATAGGATTGCCTTTAACAGTGCTCAAAGCTCCTGAAGATTGCCAATATCTAATTCTTGAAATGGGAATGAATAGAGCTGGAGAAATAAAAGAATTGTCAAAGATTAGCAATCCAGACATTGCAGTTATTACTAATATCGAGCCTGCACATACCGAAAATTTTTCATCACTATTTGATATTGCACAGGCGAAGTTGGAAGTGCTGTATGGTATGAAAAGCAATGGCACTTTGATACTGAATAAGGATAGTGAGTATTATGAGTATTTATCATCGCACTCTGATAGAAATGTAGTAAATTTCGGTAAAGATGAAAGTGCTACGGTTTGTTTGTTGGATCTTATACCTGTAGTAAAATCATCTGTCATCCCAGCACCACCAGGTGTCATCCGAGTAGCTGACACTGGGATCCAGGAAAAAAGAAATATGGATCCGAGTAGTCAAGCTACTTGGACAACAGAGGGTAATGCAGTAGATCTGCTTTCTGCGTCATTCCAGCACGTGACGCTGGAATCTAAAAAAAAAGAAAGATGGATCCCAGTGTCAAGCACTGGGATGACACCTGGTGGTACTCGGATGACACCTGGGATCACTGGGATGACACCTGGGATCACTGGGATGACACCTGGGGCTACTGGAATGACACCTTGGGATGCTGGAATGACACCACACAGAGCTGACAAAGGGTTAAGTTTAAAAATCAGAGTAAATAATGATCAAATCATAAATTGCAATTTAAGTGTTCAAGGTGAGCAGTTTGCTTATTCTGTATTGGCTGTTGCAGCAGTTGTGCAAAGCTTAGGGCTCAATTTATCAAAATTACCACTTGCACTTGAAAATTTTAATGTAACAAAAGGTAGGGGGAATACTCATAAAATCGCATACAAAGGTAAACACGTGTGTTTAATTGATGATTCTTACAACGCTAGTCCGGCTTCAATGAAAGCTGCAATAAAGACTCTAGGCACATACCACAGTCAGAGGAAAGTAGCATTGCTTGGTGATATGTTAGAACTTGGGTGTGAAAGTATAAAATTTCACACAGAATTACTCGAGATTATCATAGACCATAATATAGATAAAGTTTACACAGTTGGTAAATTTATGTTGGCACTTCACAACCTTTTGCCTTCCAATATAAAGGGCATACACTTTGATGATTCTCATCAACTAAAGAACAATTTGAATGATGTTATTCAAGACAATGATGTGGTTTTAATCAAAGGTTCACGTGGAATGAAAATGGACGTTGTGGTGCAAAAATTCATAATGGAAGATTAAATAACCATCACTTATTTTGATAAATTAGAGCTTGTAAGGAAACGTAGATCCCGCTAACAAGCAGCGGGATGACGTAGAGTCGATATCGTCATACCGCAATTTATTCGCGGTATCTAAACAGATTCCGCGAACATGTCGCGGAATGACGGTGTGCGTGCCGTGGCACGACAAAAGAAACTAGAAATTAAACGCCACTCCAGCTTCTGCACCAACAACGCTATAAAGAACTTTTATGTCTCCCTTGCCCTTGTCACCTTCCTCACCACTTTTATCAAATTTAGCACCATAAGAGCCGAAGTAGCGAGCACCAGCATAGAGATTAATTTCTGGGGTTACAGCATAACTAACACCAGCTTTTGCTTGATAAGCAACACCGAATCCACTTTTTTGCTCATTAAAAGGAGCTTTTAAAGGATTGTTGATATATGCTGCACCAACACCCACACCAACGTATGGAGCTACAGGCAGATCTTCAATAATTGCTATATCGTAATTCACATTAACTAATACTGCAATTGCTGTTAATTTTTCTGCAGCTGCATCTGCAGGTGCAAGCACTACACCTGTGTCAGCATTCTTATTCAATTGTGAGTAAACCCCTTCAACTCCAACTCTGAAGTCCTCCATTTTGTAACCAAATTCGGCTCCACCACCTATGAAAGAAGCCTTAAAAGGATCAAGAGTGGTATCGCTATCTTTTGTAGCTGTAAATGTATCAATCTTTGTTTTAAAAGGTAAAAGTTCACCATTATACTGCAGGCGAACGTAGTAACTAGCGTCGCCTTCTTCAAGACCAGCAGGATCTGAAAAAGCAGAGTTTGACGATAAAGTCAGCAGCGTTACTAAAGCAGCTGCTGAAAAAAAATTTTTATAATGCATAATTGCCCTCGAAAAAAATTAAAATTCCACTTTAGTAGTTTAAGTAAAAACTAAAGTAAGTCAAGTGCTAACTTAATAACACAAAATATTTGATATTTAAACTAATTTTCCTGATAAGATAAAGATTTGATTAATGAATAAACAGCGTTACGTGACTTTTTATTCTTAATTTTCTGATATTCTCTCACTAACCCCAATATCTCTTTACTTTCTGCGTCATCCTTGCTGTGATTATATTCGAAGTTTCCTTTATCTTCGTGTAACGCTGATGATCCGCTATATAAAGAATCACTAGTAGGATTTGAAATGTTGGAGAAAAAATACTCAGGTGTTGTTCTAAGCGCAATTGCTAAATCGTATAATCTGCCTACTAAAACGCTATTTATTCCTTTCTCATATTTTTGTATTTGCTGGAAAGTAATGCCAACCAATTTTCCCAAGTCACTCTGAGTCATGCCAAGTGTTAATCGTAACTCTCTTATTTTCTTTCCTATCTCTAGATTTATAAAATTAGTTTTAGCTCTTTCTTTAATTTCAAAATTATCAACATTCATTTTTCAACCTCTTTAATATTTATGGTAAAAAAAATAGCCATTCGTGTCATTAACATAGAAACAAATTTAAAAAGGAAGCTTTAATCCAGGCGGTAATCCCATCATACCTGCAAGATCAGAAGTTGCATTTGCCATATCCTCTTCCGCTTTTTTAACTGCATCATTAAATGCTGCAACAATTAAATCTTCTATAATCTCTTTTTCTTCACTTCTCATGAATTCTAGATCTATGTCTAATTTTTTAGCTTTATAACTGCCTATTTTTATAACTTCTACTGTTAGATGAACTTTACCACCGCCAGCTACACCTTGAAATTCTTTTCCGACATATTTATCTTGAGCTGCCGCAAGCTTCTTTTGCATTTCTTGTGCTTGCTTCATTATTTGACCAAAATCCACAATCTACTCCTTATTTTCTATATTAACCACTTTTGCACCTTTAAAACTCTCAAGTATTTCCTTAACTGCAGGCACATCAGTTAAATTACTAACTTTATTATAAGTACCGCCTGTATAATATGTATCAACTTCAACCACCCATTCTTGCCGAGTTACTTGACTTAAGTAGCTCTTTAAATCATTGCAAAAATTACTGTCTAACTTAGATACAGCTTTTAATTTTAAATACCCAGGTTTACAACCTATTAATTGTAGATCATTACACATCTGTTTGTAAAGATAAATTTGATTATCTTGCCGTAATAGTTGCACAATCTTATCAAAATCGTAATTTTGTTGTTTATTTTCCACATGGATCCCAGTGTCACGCACTGGGATGACAGATGGGGGTTGTTGTTTATTTTCTATGTGTTTCTCTGGATCCGAGTAGTCCGCTACTCTGGTGACAGAGGGAATTTGTTGTTTATTTTCCATATATTTTTTTGAATCCGAGTAGTCAGCCACTGGGATGACAGAGGGGGAAGGTGCAACAGGTCTGCCCTGTCTATTTCCTTGCCCTGCATTTTGTGAAAGAACTTTTTTGACTACCTGTTCTGGAGAAGGTAGATCAGAAAGGTAGCAGAGGCTAATTAGCATCATTTCAGCCGCAATATCGTTACATGTTGAAGCTTTTATATCTTGAATACCTTTAAGGAGCACCTTCCACAACCTCGAAAAAAATATTAAGGACTTCTTTACGCTTGAGCCCTTTATTCTATTGATTTCATATTCTGTAACCGCACTATTGATTTCTTTCGTAATTAAAAAGCGGCATACTAACTGAATTGTTTGGAGCAGATCTTCAAAAATATCAAGCGGGGTTGCTGTCTCTACGGCCTTATCAAATATCATTAAAGCTTTTTGTACATCGCCATCCAATATTGCTTCTAGCAGATCAAATATAGTGCTTCTATCCACTAACCCAAGTATGTTCATCACATTTGTAGTGGATATAGCACCATCTTTACTATATAGCACTGCTTGATTCATCAAAAACAAGGCATTA is a genomic window of Wolbachia endosymbiont of Folsomia candida containing:
- the ruvB gene encoding Holliday junction branch migration DNA helicase RuvB, encoding MKSISCSKEYAEDVRNINIRPEQLDDFVGQKDLIQNLKVFINAAQTRTEALDHVLLYGPPGLGKTTLAQIVSKELRVSFRATSGPLLSKAGDLAAVLTTLNAKDVLFIDEIHRLNRSIEEVLYTAMEDFCLDILVGEGPSTRTLRIDLPPFTLIGATTRLGLLSAPLRDRFGIPLHLEFYSFEELVNIIRRGARVLSAEIEESAAQEIACRARGTPRIALRLLRRIRDFVEAEDDKKITYEVADSALLKLGVDKMGLNKLDMHYLKFLFNTSGPVGIDTISIALSEDVGNIEETVEPYLIKISFVKRTSRGRVLTDQAREYLNLQFS
- a CDS encoding integrase core domain-containing protein, which codes for MRELGMRRNTEDKTLERNYQSKWRFLIKEYEQTKAKKHPFYRFVGDFYHANGINRQTFCKYYNRYRNSGLEKEFLPRKRGPRWESRRTDIEIEKAVIEERKKGINKYEICAILAKKLGNKTPSPSGIYNIIKRAGMNKLSTKEKEVKRKIIREKAGELAHIDCHYLSKDMIINESKRYYLVCVIDDASRIAWAEVLENIQSLNVMFAVLRCFNYIKQSYSIQFKEVMTDNGPEFASRSNLDGHPFERMLVEIGLKHLYTRPYRPQTNGKVERFWRTLNDDLIEGTTFETVQEFKDELFRYLIYYNEHRPHQALGGITPLSFLQNLSMN
- the dut gene encoding dUTP diphosphatase, with the translated sequence MERSKVKVEIKKLSHGEGLPLPCYATMQSAGMDLYAAVSSSVILASLEKLLIPTGIVIAIPDGFEGQIRPRSGLAAKHGITVLNSPGTIDSDYRGEVKICLINLSNQPYEIKRGDRIAQILIAPIPQVLWSETEEFCTEETDRNEGGFGSSGR
- a CDS encoding UDP-N-acetylmuramoyl-tripeptide--D-alanyl-D-alanine ligase — translated: MFKWNEDNIVDATCGRKVGCCNSICSSNISTDTRDIKKCDLFIALKGKSFNGHDFLHEAFLKGAVAAIVSEDTYKDLPIIVVEDTLKALHDMASYYIRNVLGSAKVIAITGSVGKTTTKDILHTVLSQYGISHVNDGNLNNNIGLPLTVLKAPEDCQYLILEMGMNRAGEIKELSKISNPDIAVITNIEPAHTENFSSLFDIAQAKLEVLYGMKSNGTLILNKDSEYYEYLSSHSDRNVVNFGKDESATVCLLDLIPVVKSSVIPAPPGVIRVADTGIQEKRNMDPSSQATWTTEGNAVDLLSASFQHVTLESKKKERWIPVSSTGMTPGGTRMTPGITGMTPGITGMTPGATGMTPWDAGMTPHRADKGLSLKIRVNNDQIINCNLSVQGEQFAYSVLAVAAVVQSLGLNLSKLPLALENFNVTKGRGNTHKIAYKGKHVCLIDDSYNASPASMKAAIKTLGTYHSQRKVALLGDMLELGCESIKFHTELLEIIIDHNIDKVYTVGKFMLALHNLLPSNIKGIHFDDSHQLKNNLNDVIQDNDVVLIKGSRGMKMDVVVQKFIMED
- a CDS encoding P44/Msp2 family outer membrane protein; its protein translation is MHYKNFFSAAALVTLLTLSSNSAFSDPAGLEEGDASYYVRLQYNGELLPFKTKIDTFTATKDSDTTLDPFKASFIGGGAEFGYKMEDFRVGVEGVYSQLNKNADTGVVLAPADAAAEKLTAIAVLVNVNYDIAIIEDLPVAPYVGVGVGAAYINNPLKAPFNEQKSGFGVAYQAKAGVSYAVTPEINLYAGARYFGSYGAKFDKSGEEGDKGKGDIKVLYSVVGAEAGVAFNF
- a CDS encoding helix-turn-helix domain-containing protein: MNVDNFEIKERAKTNFINLEIGKKIRELRLTLGMTQSDLGKLVGITFQQIQKYEKGINSVLVGRLYDLAIALRTTPEYFFSNISNPTSDSLYSGSSALHEDKGNFEYNHSKDDAESKEILGLVREYQKIKNKKSRNAVYSLIKSLSYQEN
- a CDS encoding YbaB/EbfC family nucleoid-associated protein, producing the protein MKQAQEMQKKLAAAQDKYVGKEFQGVAGGGKVHLTVEVIKIGSYKAKKLDIDLEFMRSEEKEIIEDLIVAAFNDAVKKAEEDMANATSDLAGMMGLPPGLKLPF
- the dnaX gene encoding DNA polymerase III subunit gamma/tau, producing MNIALKYRPSSFKDLVGQDILVRILKNAFTLNKIPQAILLSGSSGVGKTTTARIIALCLNCSLGPIFEPCGSCGNCLAIKNSSHPDVIEIDAASHTSIDDIKVILGDICYSPISSKFKVYIIDEVHMLSSSAFNALLKTLEEPPSNVKFILATTEIKKIPITIIARCQRFDLHNIPMAKIVERLNYVAQKENYSTENRALELIAHHSGNSMRNALFLMNQAVLYSKDGAISTTNVMNILGLVDRSTIFDLLEAILDGDVQKALMIFDKAVETATPLDIFEDLLQTIQLVCRFLITKEINSAVTEYEINRIKGSSVKKSLIFFSRLWKVLLKGIQDIKASTCNDIAAEMMLISLCYLSDLPSPEQVVKKVLSQNAGQGNRQGRPVAPSPSVIPVADYSDSKKYMENKQQIPSVTRVADYSDPEKHIENKQQPPSVIPVRDTGIHVENKQQNYDFDKIVQLLRQDNQIYLYKQMCNDLQLIGCKPGYLKLKAVSKLDSNFCNDLKSYLSQVTRQEWVVEVDTYYTGGTYNKVSNLTDVPAVKEILESFKGAKVVNIENKE